In Selenomonas sp. TAMA-11512, a genomic segment contains:
- the pyrH gene encoding UMP kinase: protein METTRFKRVVLKLSGESLAGNQGFGIDLPTVDEIAAQIREIRNRGIDVAVVVGGGNIWRGLAGSTKGMDRAQADYMGMLATVMNSLALQSSLENVDVDTRVQSAIEMRQIAEPYIRRKAIRHLEKGRVVILAAGTGNPYFSTDTTAALRAAEIEADVILMAKKGVDGVYDSDPAKNPDAKRFDRLSYIEVLQKGLAVMDSTATSLCMDNKIPIIVFNIDHHENILKVAMGEDIGTIVAS from the coding sequence TTGGAAACAACGAGGTTTAAACGAGTCGTTCTGAAGTTGAGTGGGGAATCTCTTGCCGGCAATCAGGGCTTTGGTATTGACCTCCCTACGGTCGATGAAATTGCCGCGCAGATTCGCGAGATTCGAAACCGCGGAATTGATGTCGCCGTTGTTGTCGGCGGCGGCAATATTTGGCGCGGTCTGGCAGGCTCGACAAAGGGCATGGACCGTGCGCAGGCGGATTACATGGGCATGCTGGCGACGGTTATGAATTCCTTGGCGCTGCAGAGCTCCTTGGAAAACGTCGATGTCGATACACGCGTGCAAAGTGCGATCGAGATGCGTCAGATTGCGGAGCCCTATATCCGCCGCAAGGCGATTCGCCATCTGGAAAAGGGGCGTGTCGTTATCCTGGCTGCCGGTACAGGCAATCCCTACTTTTCCACGGATACGACAGCCGCGCTTCGCGCTGCGGAGATTGAGGCGGACGTCATCCTCATGGCGAAAAAGGGCGTCGACGGCGTCTATGACTCGGATCCGGCGAAGAATCCCGATGCCAAGAGATTTGATCGCCTGAGCTATATCGAGGTGCTGCAAAAGGGCCTCGCGGTCATGGATTCGACGGCAACAAGCCTGTGTATGGACAACAAGATTCCGATTATCGTATTCAATATAGATCATCATGAGAACATTCTAAAAGTTGCTATGGGCGAAGATATCGGCACGATAGTGGCGTCTTGA
- the pheS gene encoding phenylalanine--tRNA ligase subunit alpha: protein MEEKIAKIKSEAGRKIDSVVKSLEDLNDIRVKVLGKKGELTSILRGMKDIAETERPRIGQIVNDARRELEALIEEKNRELKAKMLTSKLEAEKLDVTLPGRRVVRGHLHPLTVTMNRIKHIFMEMGYSVEEGPEVERDHFNFEALNLPKDHPARDMQDSFYITEEILMRTHTSPVQARTMQAHEPNSPIRMIAPGRVYRRDDYDATHSPMFTQVEGLVVDQGIRFSDLKGTLETFLRQIFNDKVGVRFRPSFFPFTEPSTEVDISCVICQGDGCRVCKGTGWLEILGAGMVHPNVLKASGYDPEKVSGFAFGMGVERIAMLSYGMDDLRLFFDNDVRFLEQF, encoded by the coding sequence ATGGAAGAAAAGATTGCAAAAATAAAAAGTGAGGCCGGGCGCAAGATTGACTCCGTCGTGAAGTCGCTCGAAGATCTCAATGATATCCGCGTCAAGGTATTAGGCAAGAAGGGTGAGCTCACCTCCATTCTGCGGGGTATGAAGGATATTGCGGAAACAGAGCGGCCGCGCATCGGGCAGATTGTCAATGATGCCCGCCGTGAGCTTGAGGCGCTCATAGAGGAAAAGAATCGGGAGCTCAAGGCGAAGATGCTCACATCCAAGCTCGAAGCGGAGAAGCTGGATGTCACACTGCCGGGACGCCGCGTCGTCCGCGGACATCTCCATCCCTTGACGGTGACGATGAATCGCATCAAGCACATCTTTATGGAGATGGGCTACAGCGTTGAGGAAGGGCCGGAGGTAGAGCGCGATCACTTCAACTTTGAGGCGCTCAATCTTCCCAAGGATCATCCGGCTCGTGATATGCAGGATTCTTTCTATATCACGGAGGAAATCCTCATGCGTACGCATACGTCGCCGGTTCAGGCTCGCACGATGCAGGCGCATGAGCCGAATTCTCCGATTCGCATGATTGCGCCGGGACGCGTCTATCGCCGGGACGATTACGACGCGACCCATTCGCCGATGTTTACGCAGGTCGAAGGGCTCGTTGTTGATCAGGGAATTCGCTTCTCCGATCTCAAGGGGACGCTTGAGACGTTTTTGCGTCAGATTTTCAATGACAAGGTCGGCGTGCGCTTTCGTCCGAGCTTTTTCCCCTTTACGGAGCCTTCGACGGAGGTCGACATCTCCTGTGTTATCTGCCAGGGGGACGGCTGCCGCGTCTGCAAGGGGACGGGCTGGCTCGAGATTCTGGGGGCCGGCATGGTGCATCCGAATGTCCTGAAGGCGAGCGGCTATGACCCCGAGAAGGTATCCGGCTTCGCGTTCGGCATGGGCGTGGAGCGCATTGCCATGCTGTCGTATGGAATGGATGATCTGCGGCTGTTCTTCGATAATGATGTCCGCTTCTTAGAGCAGTTCTAG
- a CDS encoding peptidase C39, translating into MKTPMHYQISEYDCGPTTLLNAMNYLFDREQIPPDIIRNIMLYTLDAYGRGGRQGRSGTSCAAMMFLSQWMDDYGRAGDFPIESQYLRGESVRLSENGRIFDAVRRKGLAVLRLFYDVEHYVLINRIEDGKAYMFDPYFVESDKDMEELGVTITLEHPDAYNRIVPTALFEGANESLYALGDPDRREAVLLFNAQTKLTAAKTIEYFI; encoded by the coding sequence ATGAAAACGCCAATGCATTATCAAATATCGGAATATGACTGTGGCCCGACGACGCTCTTAAACGCGATGAACTATCTCTTTGACAGGGAGCAGATACCTCCCGATATCATACGAAATATCATGCTCTATACACTGGACGCGTACGGCCGCGGGGGGCGGCAGGGACGCAGCGGCACGTCGTGCGCGGCGATGATGTTCCTCAGTCAATGGATGGATGATTACGGCAGGGCGGGAGATTTCCCGATTGAAAGTCAATACCTTCGAGGCGAAAGCGTCCGTCTTTCGGAGAACGGGCGCATCTTTGATGCGGTTCGCCGGAAGGGGCTCGCTGTTCTGCGCCTGTTTTACGACGTGGAGCACTACGTTCTCATCAATCGGATTGAGGACGGCAAAGCGTATATGTTTGACCCGTACTTTGTCGAGAGCGATAAAGATATGGAAGAGCTGGGCGTGACAATCACCTTGGAGCACCCGGATGCATACAACCGGATCGTGCCGACTGCGCTCTTTGAGGGAGCGAACGAGTCGCTTTATGCGCTTGGAGATCCCGACCGGCGTGAGGCGGTGCTTCTGTTCAATGCGCAGACGAAGCTGACAGCGGCAAAGACAATAGAATATTTTATCTGA
- a CDS encoding 4Fe-4S binding protein, translating into MAYKIGEDCISCGACAATCPVGAISEGAERYEIAEDMCVECGACAAGCPVAAISAP; encoded by the coding sequence ATGGCTTATAAGATCGGTGAAGACTGCATCTCCTGCGGTGCATGTGCGGCTACCTGTCCCGTGGGGGCAATCTCGGAGGGCGCGGAGCGCTATGAGATTGCTGAAGATATGTGCGTAGAGTGCGGTGCTTGCGCGGCAGGCTGTCCTGTGGCCGCTATCTCGGCTCCCTGA
- the rpsB gene encoding 30S ribosomal protein S2, translated as MAVVSMKQLLEAGVHFGHQTRRWNPKMAKYIFTERNGIYIIDLQKTVKKIDEAYSFLRSVAEEGKSVLFVGTKKQAQEAVKEEAGKAGQFFVNERWLGGMLTNFQTIQRRIRRLKELEAMEADGTFEVLTKKEVLQLRHEMERLEKFLGGIKEMNRLPGALFVVDPRKEKIAVAEARKLHIPIVAIVDTNCDPDEVDYVIPGNDDAIRAVRLLTAAMADAVVEGRQGEGDVAAAE; from the coding sequence ATGGCAGTCGTATCCATGAAACAGCTTTTAGAAGCCGGTGTCCACTTCGGACATCAAACGCGTCGCTGGAATCCGAAGATGGCGAAGTACATCTTCACGGAGCGCAACGGTATCTACATCATCGATCTCCAGAAGACCGTCAAGAAGATTGACGAGGCTTACAGCTTCCTTCGCAGCGTCGCGGAAGAGGGCAAGTCGGTTCTCTTCGTCGGCACGAAGAAGCAGGCACAGGAGGCCGTTAAGGAAGAGGCAGGCAAGGCAGGCCAGTTCTTTGTCAATGAGCGTTGGCTCGGCGGCATGCTCACGAACTTCCAGACGATTCAGCGCCGTATCCGTCGCCTGAAGGAGCTTGAGGCTATGGAAGCCGACGGCACGTTTGAGGTTCTCACGAAGAAGGAAGTTCTTCAGCTCCGTCATGAGATGGAGAGACTTGAGAAGTTCCTGGGCGGCATCAAGGAGATGAACCGTCTTCCGGGCGCGCTTTTCGTCGTTGATCCGCGCAAGGAGAAGATTGCCGTTGCTGAAGCGCGCAAGCTTCATATTCCTATCGTCGCAATCGTTGACACGAATTGTGACCCGGATGAGGTGGATTACGTCATCCCCGGTAACGATGATGCGATTCGCGCAGTCCGTCTCCTGACAGCTGCAATGGCGGATGCCGTTGTAGAAGGCCGTCAGGGCGAGGGCGACGTTGCCGCCGCTGAATAA
- the tsf gene encoding translation elongation factor Ts — translation MAQITAAMVKELREITGAGMMDCKKALAETDGDKEKAIDYLREKGIAKAEKKAGRIAAEGAVAAYVSADGKTAALAEINSETDFVAQNENFKSLTAKIVKHIAEVAPADMDALNDSLLDGKKVSEVITEAVASIGEKIDIRRFERYSVADGRMASYIHMGGKIGVIVELSGGSEELGKDIAMQIAAAAPTSVDRSGVTEEELAHEREILRAQALEEGKPEKIVDKMVEGRMNKYYQEKCLVEQTFVKDPDKTIQDVLAGDEVHRFARFQLGEGIEKKEEDFAAEVAAQIKG, via the coding sequence ATGGCACAGATTACAGCCGCTATGGTCAAGGAGCTCCGTGAGATTACCGGCGCAGGCATGATGGACTGCAAGAAAGCGCTTGCCGAAACGGACGGCGACAAGGAGAAGGCAATCGATTATCTTCGTGAGAAGGGAATCGCCAAGGCGGAGAAGAAAGCCGGCCGCATTGCCGCCGAGGGCGCTGTCGCGGCATACGTTTCCGCGGACGGAAAGACGGCTGCACTTGCGGAAATCAACAGCGAGACGGATTTCGTCGCGCAGAATGAAAACTTTAAGAGCCTGACGGCAAAGATTGTCAAGCATATCGCGGAAGTCGCGCCTGCCGATATGGATGCGCTCAATGACAGCCTTCTGGACGGCAAGAAGGTCAGCGAGGTCATCACGGAGGCGGTTGCAAGCATCGGCGAGAAGATCGATATCCGCCGCTTTGAGCGTTACAGCGTTGCGGACGGCCGCATGGCAAGCTACATTCACATGGGCGGCAAGATCGGCGTTATCGTTGAGCTCTCCGGCGGTTCGGAGGAGCTCGGCAAGGATATCGCCATGCAGATCGCCGCGGCGGCGCCTACCTCGGTCGATCGCTCGGGCGTTACCGAGGAAGAGCTTGCGCATGAGCGTGAGATCCTCCGTGCACAGGCGCTTGAGGAAGGCAAGCCGGAGAAGATCGTCGACAAGATGGTCGAGGGCCGCATGAACAAGTACTATCAGGAGAAGTGCCTTGTAGAGCAGACGTTTGTCAAGGATCCTGATAAGACGATTCAGGACGTTCTTGCGGGCGATGAGGTTCACAGGTTTGCACGCTTCCAGCTCGGTGAAGGCATCGAGAAGAAGGAAGAGGACTTTGCAGCGGAAGTGGCCGCACAGATCAAGGGATAA
- a CDS encoding phenylacetate--CoA ligase family protein, producing MTGNSAVDRAALEALQLERLQKSVRWAKDKSAFYQDRLSAISPDDIGTLKDIENIPFTTMADIAETSPFDFLTMPMSGLLRITQYAHAESITGMYSAADVANHVETVLRSLKAAGVNRASVVGISGDMSDSILLDFQYASEMLGALTIPLGENLRNGIELIELAGADILIARQACITRLIAEAQTQGKEPSELTLRKVFCVNEAVHNPMKRDIADRLQVRVYDMFHSAALGTAGIVCPCEADTGAHVQEDMCIAEVVEFDGERAITEPGCMGELIVTSLVAEAMPILRYRTGQAVMRLMEECSCGSKMMRIASSHEIRKT from the coding sequence ATGACGGGCAATTCCGCAGTCGATAGGGCTGCGCTTGAGGCTTTGCAGCTGGAGCGACTGCAAAAGAGCGTGCGCTGGGCGAAGGATAAGTCAGCGTTCTATCAGGATCGGCTGTCGGCGATTTCTCCGGATGATATAGGGACGCTAAAGGATATAGAAAACATTCCCTTTACGACGATGGCGGATATCGCCGAGACATCGCCGTTTGATTTTCTGACCATGCCGATGAGCGGCCTGCTTCGCATTACGCAGTACGCACATGCAGAATCGATCACCGGAATGTATTCCGCGGCGGATGTGGCGAATCATGTGGAGACGGTGCTGCGGTCACTCAAGGCGGCAGGCGTGAATCGAGCCTCTGTCGTCGGTATTTCGGGTGATATGTCGGACAGCATTCTGCTCGATTTTCAATATGCGTCGGAGATGCTTGGCGCTTTGACAATTCCGCTTGGAGAAAATCTGCGAAACGGCATCGAGCTCATTGAGCTTGCCGGCGCGGATATACTGATCGCGAGACAGGCCTGTATCACGCGGCTCATTGCTGAGGCGCAGACGCAGGGGAAGGAGCCCTCCGAGCTGACGCTGCGGAAGGTGTTCTGTGTGAACGAGGCCGTTCATAACCCGATGAAGAGAGACATCGCGGATCGCCTGCAGGTGCGGGTGTATGATATGTTTCATTCTGCGGCTCTCGGCACGGCCGGCATCGTCTGTCCCTGCGAAGCGGACACGGGTGCGCATGTGCAGGAGGATATGTGCATCGCGGAGGTTGTGGAGTTTGACGGGGAGAGAGCGATTACAGAGCCGGGATGCATGGGCGAGCTCATCGTAACATCTCTTGTCGCTGAAGCGATGCCTATCCTGCGATATCGTACGGGACAGGCGGTCATGCGGCTGATGGAAGAATGTTCTTGCGGCTCAAAGATGATGCGCATAGCGTCATCGCATGAAATACGGAAAACATGA
- a CDS encoding aliphatic sulfonate ABC transporter encodes MSETMWQDLLARPWHQEVEPLLQARKIPYTVVWTRSGSNLFKVDEAAPYVLRVRKKDEGLEILLAPRMRKGGVKNGL; translated from the coding sequence ATGTCGGAGACGATGTGGCAAGACCTCCTGGCGCGCCCGTGGCACCAGGAGGTGGAACCTCTTCTGCAGGCGCGGAAGATCCCCTATACGGTGGTGTGGACGCGCTCCGGGAGCAACCTTTTCAAGGTTGACGAGGCGGCTCCCTATGTGCTTCGTGTACGAAAAAAAGACGAGGGGCTCGAGATTTTGCTGGCGCCTCGTATGCGGAAAGGAGGTGTTAAGAATGGCTTATAA
- a CDS encoding cell division protein ZapA, with protein MSEERKAKEKKQHKVVVEVFGEIYPLKSEQPPEYVEAVARLVDDTIKGVAKTARVLGGHKIVTLAAMQIADEYMMLKKDYDELVALIEGDKKDA; from the coding sequence ATGTCCGAGGAGAGGAAAGCCAAGGAAAAGAAGCAGCATAAGGTCGTCGTCGAGGTCTTCGGCGAAATCTATCCTTTGAAGAGCGAGCAGCCGCCCGAATATGTCGAGGCGGTGGCGAGACTTGTCGATGATACGATCAAGGGCGTGGCGAAGACGGCGCGCGTCCTGGGCGGACACAAGATCGTGACGCTTGCCGCGATGCAGATTGCCGATGAGTACATGATGCTCAAAAAGGATTATGATGAGCTCGTCGCCCTCATTGAGGGCGATAAAAAGGATGCATAA
- the pheT gene encoding phenylalanine--tRNA ligase subunit beta, whose translation MQTSIKWLKDYIDFDLSADELADLYTMAGVPVENIVRQDEGFEKVITGRVEEIAPNPNSDHLQICQMNVGEAELITIQTGAANVRQGDIVPVAMVGAHLPNGVKISKGKMRGVVSNGMLCSAGELMLPLEGLPEEQQNGILILPPDTPVGVPAAEVFGLDDAVLEFELTANRADCFSVWGLVREAAVLTGSTPHFPEITVNEDDPAKAADMVSIAIEDAKLCHRFSARVIRNVKIAPSPAWMQNRLAAAGIRAINNVVDVTNFVMVELGQPMHAYDYDRVAGHRLTARPAIAGEELHTLDDTSRKARGGEIVIADAEKAAGLGGVMGGFETEVTDATTTIVLEAASFDGASIRRASRGIGLHSEASGRFERGIDRTETVRALNRAVQLLQDMGACTVTQGVVDVYPAPAEPRKVSFTTEAINSRLGTEIADARMESILTSLGFRIEKKDDGRYEADVPSWRSDVTIMDDLSEEVARIYGFDNIPSTLPRGDAMQGIQSEKANLVDAIHLILQGMGMMETVSFAFTHPSMFDKLQMPADSPLRQAVPIMNPLTDEYPLLRTTLLTSILENAARNFSRKNDNLHLFEIANVFTPKALPVTEQPVETTMLAGLLTGRRHGASWNQIRDGVDFYDAKGIVEELLRVLRIKKYTVEAGEHYAMHPGKTALFKKGREVIATVGELHPAVSDAMRFTQPVYVFEMSVETLKKYQSVLFKSESLPKYPAISRDLALIVDKDAVAADILRAIEKKGGKDFRKVELFDVYEGKQVAENKKSMAIRIDFQSADRTLTDEEVDAVVADIVKALQSLGAELRA comes from the coding sequence ATGCAAACATCAATCAAGTGGCTAAAGGATTATATAGATTTTGACCTGTCGGCGGATGAGCTTGCGGATCTCTATACGATGGCCGGCGTGCCTGTCGAGAATATCGTGCGGCAGGATGAGGGCTTTGAAAAGGTCATCACGGGCCGCGTTGAAGAGATCGCTCCGAATCCGAACTCCGATCATCTGCAGATCTGCCAAATGAATGTCGGCGAGGCGGAGCTCATCACAATACAGACGGGCGCTGCAAACGTAAGGCAGGGGGACATCGTCCCTGTGGCGATGGTCGGTGCGCATCTCCCGAACGGTGTAAAGATCTCCAAGGGAAAGATGCGCGGCGTCGTTTCGAACGGCATGCTTTGCTCCGCCGGGGAGCTGATGCTTCCGCTCGAAGGACTGCCTGAGGAGCAGCAGAACGGTATCTTGATTCTGCCTCCGGACACACCGGTCGGTGTGCCTGCCGCCGAGGTGTTCGGTCTTGATGATGCCGTGCTCGAGTTTGAGCTGACGGCGAACCGCGCGGACTGCTTCAGCGTATGGGGACTCGTACGGGAGGCTGCCGTCCTCACGGGCAGCACGCCGCATTTTCCGGAAATCACGGTCAACGAGGACGATCCGGCGAAGGCGGCGGATATGGTTTCGATTGCCATTGAGGATGCAAAGCTTTGCCATCGCTTCTCGGCACGCGTCATCAGGAATGTAAAGATTGCGCCGTCGCCGGCATGGATGCAGAACCGTCTTGCCGCGGCGGGGATTCGTGCCATCAACAACGTCGTCGATGTGACGAACTTCGTCATGGTCGAGCTTGGTCAGCCGATGCACGCGTATGACTATGACCGGGTCGCCGGGCACAGGCTTACCGCGCGTCCGGCAATCGCGGGCGAGGAGCTGCATACGCTCGACGATACCTCGCGCAAGGCAAGGGGCGGTGAGATTGTCATCGCCGACGCCGAGAAGGCGGCGGGCTTGGGCGGTGTCATGGGCGGCTTCGAGACGGAAGTCACGGACGCGACGACCACGATTGTCTTGGAGGCCGCTTCCTTTGACGGCGCGTCGATTCGCCGCGCGAGCCGCGGCATCGGTCTGCACTCGGAGGCGTCGGGACGCTTCGAGCGCGGCATTGACCGCACAGAGACCGTGCGCGCACTCAATCGCGCGGTGCAGCTGCTGCAGGATATGGGCGCGTGTACCGTCACACAGGGCGTTGTCGACGTCTATCCCGCGCCTGCCGAGCCGCGTAAGGTATCCTTTACGACGGAGGCGATCAACAGCCGCCTCGGCACGGAGATTGCGGATGCCAGGATGGAGAGCATCCTGACCTCCTTGGGATTCCGGATTGAGAAGAAGGACGATGGCCGCTATGAGGCGGATGTACCGTCGTGGCGCAGCGATGTGACGATTATGGATGATCTCTCCGAGGAAGTCGCCCGCATATACGGCTTTGACAACATACCGTCGACGCTGCCGCGCGGCGATGCCATGCAGGGCATACAGTCGGAGAAAGCCAATCTCGTGGATGCGATTCACCTTATCCTGCAGGGAATGGGCATGATGGAGACGGTTTCCTTTGCATTTACGCATCCTTCGATGTTTGACAAGCTGCAGATGCCGGCGGACAGCCCTCTTCGTCAGGCGGTACCCATCATGAATCCGCTGACGGATGAGTATCCCCTCCTGCGCACGACGCTTCTGACCAGCATACTGGAGAACGCGGCGCGCAATTTCTCGAGAAAGAATGACAATCTCCATCTCTTTGAGATTGCCAATGTATTCACGCCGAAGGCGCTTCCCGTCACGGAGCAGCCCGTGGAGACGACGATGCTTGCGGGGCTTCTCACGGGCCGCCGCCATGGCGCGAGTTGGAACCAGATCCGAGACGGTGTGGACTTCTATGACGCAAAGGGGATTGTCGAGGAGCTGCTCCGTGTCCTGCGCATCAAGAAGTACACGGTGGAGGCGGGAGAGCACTATGCGATGCACCCCGGCAAAACGGCGCTCTTCAAGAAGGGCCGCGAGGTGATTGCGACCGTCGGTGAGCTGCATCCGGCGGTTTCGGACGCGATGCGTTTCACCCAGCCGGTCTATGTCTTCGAGATGTCCGTCGAGACACTCAAGAAGTATCAGAGCGTTCTCTTCAAGTCCGAGTCGCTGCCCAAGTATCCGGCGATCAGCCGCGATCTGGCCTTGATCGTTGACAAAGACGCAGTCGCGGCGGATATTCTGCGTGCGATTGAGAAGAAGGGCGGCAAGGACTTCCGCAAGGTGGAGCTCTTCGACGTTTACGAGGGCAAGCAAGTCGCTGAAAACAAGAAGAGTATGGCAATCCGCATCGATTTCCAGTCCGCGGATCGTACGCTGACGGATGAAGAGGTGGATGCCGTCGTTGCAGATATTGTCAAGGCACTGCAGTCGTTAGGTGCAGAGCTGCGCGCTTGA
- the frr gene encoding ribosome recycling factor → MIKDILAQQEERMKKTLEALHREFGSMRAGRATPALLDKVMVDYYGQPTPVNQVANISVPEPRMILITPWEKTILHEIEKAIMKSELGLSPNSDGTAIRLNIPQLTQDRRTELVKAIHKKAEDAKVSLRNVRRDANDAIKKLEKGKEITEDEAKKGQEDTQKLVDKYIKNIDSARDVKEKEVMEV, encoded by the coding sequence ATGATTAAGGATATTTTAGCACAACAGGAAGAGCGCATGAAGAAAACGCTGGAGGCGCTGCATAGAGAGTTCGGCAGCATGCGCGCCGGACGTGCCACTCCGGCACTTTTGGATAAGGTCATGGTGGATTACTACGGCCAGCCCACGCCTGTCAATCAGGTAGCGAATATCAGTGTCCCTGAACCGCGTATGATCCTCATCACGCCGTGGGAGAAAACGATACTGCATGAGATCGAAAAAGCCATCATGAAGTCGGAGCTGGGTCTGTCTCCAAACTCGGACGGCACGGCGATTCGCTTAAACATTCCGCAGCTCACCCAGGATCGCCGCACGGAGCTCGTCAAGGCGATTCACAAGAAGGCGGAGGATGCCAAGGTCTCGCTTCGCAACGTTCGCCGCGACGCGAACGACGCCATCAAGAAGCTTGAAAAGGGCAAGGAAATCACCGAGGATGAGGCAAAGAAGGGACAAGAGGATACCCAAAAGCTCGTTGACAAGTACATCAAGAACATCGATTCCGCTCGTGATGTCAAAGAGAAAGAAGTCATGGAAGTCTGA
- a CDS encoding acyloxyacyl hydrolase — MKYTEKLSLSALGLLLAVPMLVGTGEAAPTAGKHAEDVPAGEVRTEERQQAQNTDESERQAEIIIEYLRPEGFEERHISTVNVHALERAGNKHHTDVYRGITVSHGTGDSYRDGQWRDSDGWGLGYTMLFRRERQLSRVTGIGMDLSGGLLAYNHAFPEHGRAFNFMWRVSPHISFHTNKDMTLRFGVTWMHVSNSFGGHNPGYNGVGYTASCNWAF, encoded by the coding sequence ATGAAATACACGGAAAAACTCTCTTTGTCTGCCCTCGGACTGCTTCTCGCCGTACCGATGCTTGTCGGGACGGGAGAAGCCGCGCCGACTGCCGGCAAGCACGCAGAGGATGTGCCTGCAGGAGAAGTGCGGACGGAAGAAAGACAACAGGCGCAGAATACGGACGAATCGGAGAGGCAGGCGGAAATTATCATAGAATACCTGCGTCCGGAAGGCTTTGAAGAGCGTCATATAAGCACCGTAAATGTGCATGCACTGGAGCGCGCGGGGAATAAGCATCATACGGATGTATACCGAGGCATTACCGTCTCTCACGGCACGGGGGACAGCTATCGGGACGGTCAGTGGCGCGACAGTGACGGCTGGGGTCTTGGCTACACGATGCTGTTTCGAAGAGAAAGACAGCTCTCGCGCGTGACCGGCATAGGCATGGATCTGAGCGGGGGATTGCTGGCTTACAATCACGCGTTTCCGGAGCATGGCCGCGCTTTTAATTTTATGTGGCGCGTCAGCCCGCATATCTCGTTTCATACAAATAAGGATATGACACTTCGATTCGGCGTGACTTGGATGCATGTTTCAAATTCATTCGGAGGACACAATCCGGGATACAACGGTGTCGGCTATACGGCATCCTGCAATTGGGCGTTTTGA
- a CDS encoding biosynthetic peptidoglycan transglycosylase, giving the protein MKMFKRIMQCMVLLVLLFVFSSFLSGSAPFVVQTDPAVYLKYIDAVLPRIRRIVFLNDSVNDALRDRKRYTRIEEISPDLKHAILSIEDNRFYDHIGIDPAAVARAMLVNLQYGRIEEGASTITQQLAKNLFLSGDQTMERKAEELLLSLDLELRYDKDEILELYLNSIYFGTGFYGIGDASYGYFGKAPGELNLAESAMLAGVPNAPSVYSPFVDFMLSKKRQFIVLDAMVRSGYITEREAESAKIESLDFVGTEAAPIPGSVSTAQ; this is encoded by the coding sequence ATGAAGATGTTCAAACGCATTATGCAATGCATGGTGCTCCTGGTTCTGCTGTTTGTATTCTCTTCTTTTCTATCCGGCTCAGCGCCCTTTGTTGTGCAGACAGACCCGGCCGTGTATTTGAAATATATCGACGCCGTACTCCCCCGCATACGCCGCATCGTATTCTTAAACGACAGCGTGAATGACGCGCTCCGCGATCGGAAACGATATACCCGTATAGAGGAAATTTCGCCGGACTTGAAACACGCTATTTTATCCATTGAAGACAATCGCTTCTACGACCATATCGGCATAGACCCCGCCGCCGTCGCGCGGGCTATGCTCGTCAACCTCCAGTACGGAAGGATTGAGGAGGGCGCCAGCACCATCACGCAGCAGCTTGCCAAAAACCTGTTTCTCTCCGGCGACCAAACCATGGAGAGAAAAGCGGAAGAGCTTCTGCTTTCCTTAGACCTTGAGCTGCGCTACGATAAGGATGAGATTTTGGAGTTATACTTGAACTCCATCTACTTCGGCACAGGCTTCTATGGCATTGGCGACGCCTCCTACGGTTACTTCGGAAAGGCACCCGGAGAGCTCAACCTGGCTGAGTCCGCCATGCTGGCAGGCGTTCCGAATGCCCCTTCCGTGTACTCCCCCTTCGTCGATTTCATGCTGTCGAAGAAGCGTCAATTCATCGTTTTGGACGCAATGGTCCGATCGGGGTACATCACGGAGCGAGAAGCGGAGTCCGCCAAAATCGAGTCCCTGGATTTTGTAGGAACGGAAGCGGCGCCCATTCCCGGCAGCGTGTCGACCGCACAGTAG